One region of Faecalibacter bovis genomic DNA includes:
- a CDS encoding lysozyme encodes MNTGKKGLALIKKYEGFKSKPYLDPIGIPTIGYGATYYPNKKKVTMKDKAISEQEASSLLVEMLKVYERQVSLLVRKPVNQNQFDALVSFCYNLGATNLSKSTLLKKVNANPNDKTIANEFVKWNKAGGKVLNGLTKRRKDEAALYFS; translated from the coding sequence ATGAACACAGGAAAAAAAGGCCTTGCGTTAATCAAAAAATATGAAGGATTTAAATCAAAACCTTATTTAGATCCAATTGGTATTCCAACAATTGGTTACGGAGCTACTTATTATCCAAATAAGAAGAAAGTAACAATGAAGGATAAAGCAATCTCAGAACAAGAAGCTTCAAGCTTATTAGTGGAGATGTTGAAGGTTTATGAAAGACAGGTGTCTTTGTTAGTTCGTAAACCAGTTAATCAAAATCAATTTGATGCACTTGTTTCATTTTGCTACAATTTAGGCGCAACGAATCTTTCTAAGTCTACATTACTAAAAAAAGTAAATGCTAATCCAAATGATAAAACAATCGCTAATGAGTTTGTTAAATGGAATAAGGCAGGCGGTAAAGTGTTGAATGGTTTAACTAAACGAAGAAAGGATGAGGCAGCTTTGTATTTTTCTTAG
- a CDS encoding Mom family adenine methylcarbamoylation protein — translation MEKIIETKNLGKLIIKQIDKQTAKELIIKNHYSHKWNDGGFGVYNFGVYSYDNPDKCLGCAVYGYMKNVKAKLISHPNPNAWMIELNRMWIDDTLGKNAESLLIAHSIKMIKLLDKNIVAIQSFADGRLGCGTIYKASNFKYFGYHYTKFLKHKETGEISHEQNFTNSTSKKRFIRSNIGFILQDWEIFRVKTYRYIYPLDKKVKIRFKEEPYPMYEKGQETVEWKRNIPLIKQRLKALIDEM, via the coding sequence ATGGAAAAAATCATAGAAACAAAGAATTTAGGTAAACTAATAATTAAACAAATTGATAAACAAACAGCTAAAGAACTTATTATTAAAAATCATTATTCTCACAAGTGGAATGATGGTGGATTTGGAGTGTATAATTTTGGGGTTTATAGCTATGATAACCCTGATAAATGCTTAGGATGTGCTGTATATGGTTACATGAAAAATGTTAAAGCAAAACTTATATCTCATCCAAATCCTAATGCTTGGATGATTGAATTAAATCGTATGTGGATTGATGATACCTTAGGAAAGAATGCTGAAAGCTTATTGATTGCACATTCCATTAAAATGATTAAACTATTAGATAAAAACATAGTTGCTATACAATCATTTGCTGATGGGCGTTTAGGTTGTGGAACCATCTATAAGGCTTCTAATTTTAAGTATTTTGGATATCATTATACTAAGTTTCTTAAACATAAAGAAACTGGAGAAATATCACATGAACAAAACTTTACAAACAGTACATCTAAAAAGAGATTTATAAGAAGTAATATTGGCTTTATACTTCAAGATTGGGAGATATTCAGGGTTAAAACATACCGATACATCTATCCATTGGATAAAAAAGTAAAGATTAGATTTAAAGAAGAACCTTATCCAATGTATGAAAAAGGTCAAGAAACTGTAGAATGGAAAAGAAACATCCCTCTAATTAAGCAAAGGCTTAAGGCCTTAATTGATGAAATGTAA